From the genome of Nicotiana sylvestris chromosome 2, ASM39365v2, whole genome shotgun sequence, one region includes:
- the LOC138885047 gene encoding uncharacterized protein: MNNMLHLLQNKGLFSGTLAEDPQQHLKNFLSICKTQRQPNVTPEAIRLLLFPFSVTGAAQVWLNSLPINSIETWDELVKQFHIKFHPPNKTAQQIDEIVSFKQKPMETLDETWSRFKGILVIYPHHGILDQMLGQRFYMGLSDSMKNIVDASAGGAFLSKTWREGQSPLDKMAQNSGWTTRNAPITPAVHSVPFDPSNSMAENVATLLTQMSILTKKVEESGQKQQVHIVDTTNGGLCTSCISQPIGNPWNVEHDHHHQHLEDMNYVSNYGGQRQGNQNWGQQTQQPYRPPQPQYNAGNMGGMRPPNNMTPYPRSQGYNSQQQGYLPPQQQHDGRQEDGFTRLEAMMQQVIGSNTKINERVYAQDAAIKNIEVQLGQISISLNNRPQGTLPADTQINHKDQGPKQLMAVSLRNGRDLDVDQERARDNIQDQTLIQVPIELDDSTRLIDVTIQPAQEEKNTQPETEKVAEAVEEPVVEIVAEKEKSQEIGKKKPPAPFPQRLDKHQKEEQYKKFFEMLKQIQVNIPLIEALKEMPGYAKMMKDLMSRKFDFQDLATVTLTQTCSVVVTRPVAEKLSDPGSFAIPCTIGNFSFAKALCDLGASINLMPLVIYKRLGIGRARPTSMLLQLVDRTVKRPFGILDDVLIQVGKFVFPADFVIFDCKVDEEIPIILGRPFLATGRALIDCETGELKMRLNDEEIVFNVHKSMRRPSEFTNCSLIDVVDVIVQSDDEVLTVEDPLAACLTNLEEVNSENLAEWVLALEG; this comes from the coding sequence ATGAACAACATGTTGCACTTGCTGCAAAACAAGGGATTATTTTCTGGGACACTAGCCGAAGATCCTCaacagcacttgaagaacttcctatcgatttgcaaaactcaaaggcaacccaacgtaactccggaagcaatcagactgttattatttccattctcGGTGACAGGAGCTGCTCAGgtctggctaaactcactccccataaactctatagaaacttgggatgagttagtcaagcaatttcacATCAAGTTCCACCCGCCCAACAAAacagctcaacaaattgatgagatcgtgagctttaaacagaaaccaatggagacactggATGAGACATGGAGCCGGTTTAAAGGAATATTGGTTATATATCCACACCATGGTATTCTAGATCAGATGTTGGGACAACGGTTTTACATGGGACTGTCAGATAGCATGAAGAACATTGTAGATGCCTCAGCTGGTggggcatttttgagcaaaacttgGAGAGAAGGCCAGAGTCCGCTTGACAAAATGGCTCAAAATTCGGGGTGGACGacgaggaatgcacctatcactccagcgGTACACTCAGTGCCTTTTGACCCATCAAATTCCATGGCTGAAAATGTAGCGACCCTTTTGACACAgatgagcatactcaccaaaaaggtggaggaaTCGGGGCAGAAACAGCAAGTGCACATTGTAGATACcaccaatgggggcttgtgcacatcttgcattagtcagccaattggtaatcCGTGGAATGTTGAGcatgatcatcatcatcaacacCTTGAGGACATGAACTATGTGTCAAactatggaggccagagacagggcAATCAAAACTGGGGTCAGCAAACTCAGCAGCCATACAGACCACCTCAGCCACAGTACAACGctggaaacatgggaggtatgagaccccccAACAATATGACACCTTATCCAAGGTCACAGGGGTACAACAGTCAACAGCAAGGGTATCTCCCACCTCAGCAACAACATGATGGAAGGcaagaagatgggttcacaagacttgaagcaatgatgcagcaggtgaTTGGGTCCAATacaaaaataaatgaaagagtaTATGCACAGGACGCAGCAATCAAAAATATTGAAGTGCAATTGGGCCAAATTTCAATTTCTTTGAACAATCGTCCTCAGGGGACATTACCTGCAGATACCCAAATCAATCATAAAGATCAGggcccgaagcagctgatggcggtGAGTCTCCGTAATGGCAGGGATCTTGATGTAGATCAGGAGAGAGCTCGTGACAATATACAGGATCAGACACTCATTCAGGTacccattgagctagatgattcCACAAGGCTGATAGATGTGACAATCCAGCCTGCTCAGGAAGAAAAGAATACTCAGCCGGAGACCGAGAAAGTTGCTGAAGCAGTTGAAGAGCCGGTAGTAGAGATAGTAGCTGAGAAAGAAAAGTCCCAAGAGATTGGGAAGAAAAAACCTCCTGCTCCATTTCCACAGAGGTTGGACAAGCATCAAAAGGAGGAGCAGTACAAAAAGTTCTTTGAAATGCTCAAGCAAATTCAGGttaatattccattgattgaagCTTTAAAGGAGATGCCTGGATACGCGAAAATGATGAAAGATTTAATGTCCCGGAAATTTgacttccaagacttggccacggtGACACTTACTCAGACGTGCAGTGTAGTGGTAACTAGACCTGTTGCTGAAAAGCTCTCTGATCCAGGGAGTTTTGctattccatgcactattggaaacttttcttttgcaaaagcactttgtgatttaggggccagcattaatcttatgcccctggtcaTTTACAAAAGGTTGGGGATTgggagagctagacccacctctatgttgttgcagctggttGACAGGACTGTGAAGCGTCCATTTGGGATCCTTGATGATGTACTTATTCAGGTGGGGAAATTCGtattccctgcagattttgtgatatttgattgcaaagtggatgaagaaattcctatcatcttaggaagaccattcttggctACAGGGAGAGCTCTTATTGATTGTGAGACCGGGGAACTTAAGATGAGGCTCAATGACGAAGAGATTGTATTCAATGTGCataaatctatgaggcgaccaagtgagttcaccaattgctctcttattgatgtcgtggatgtaattGTACAGTCTGATGATGAAGTGTTGACGGTTGAGGATCCCCTCGCTGCATGTTTGACGAATTTGGAGGAAGTGAATAGTGAGAACTTGGCGGAATGGGTGTTGGCACTGGAAGGTTGA